In the genome of Candidatus Effluviviaceae Genus V sp., one region contains:
- a CDS encoding bacteriohemerythrin, translated as ARPYGTLARQRDGRPLSKGVPVDKVQWSDDLSVGVPLIDQQHQMLIGRINELSEAIRNYQGGGEIAKTLDFLMDYTNFHFGTEERHMRALDYPGLDEHLEKHKEYKETLKNLGRDFEEEGATNDLADSIDRLLGHWFVEHIKNVDQKLGDFLEKKGVVLEAEEEVSGT; from the coding sequence GGCCCGGCCTTATGGTACGCTGGCGCGACAGAGAGACGGACGGCCGCTTTCGAAAGGAGTACCCGTGGACAAGGTGCAGTGGAGCGACGATCTCTCGGTGGGCGTGCCGCTCATCGACCAGCAGCACCAGATGCTCATCGGACGCATCAACGAGCTGTCGGAGGCGATCAGGAACTACCAGGGCGGGGGAGAGATCGCGAAGACGCTCGACTTCCTGATGGACTACACGAACTTCCACTTCGGGACCGAGGAGCGTCACATGCGCGCGCTCGACTATCCCGGTCTCGACGAGCATCTGGAGAAGCACAAGGAGTACAAGGAGACGCTGAAGAACCTCGGCCGCGACTTCGAGGAGGAGGGTGCCACGAACGACCTCGCCGACTCGATCGACCGTCTGCTCGGCCACTGGTTCGTCGAGCACATCAAGAACGTCGACCAGAAGCTCGGCGACTTCCTTGAGAAGAAGGGTGTCGTGCTCGAGGCGGAGGAGGAGGTCTCGGGGACCTAG